A single window of Candidatus Eisenbacteria bacterium DNA harbors:
- a CDS encoding oligosaccharide flippase family protein, with protein MSRRQVLLDWARYAGSQYVARLCTLVRGFIVARILGPTEYGKWIALLLIYELGAYVHFGILNGMDREIPFHIGKGEREKAWGYRDSGFTAVLGFTSFFLLALIAVDLLNWKSYTPLTRFALPAAGIALLIENQIFLHYNLFRAQQRIGPPAEGWAVQGISNLALSIPFVLLFRVYGLFVALIASNLVTLAVLRARSDWRFGFRWNLGEKWRLLRRGAPILVYLFVEVLLRQVDKLVIIAFLSREMLGYYGIAFTVAQMLMYVTTAASFTIFPRFLAEYGKTGEIGSLARTLKEPTFAFSIFIPFFLGLVYLWIHIPIEHLLPKFLPGIAPMRILLCGTVFYSLASLSSYFLIAVNRTRVLLAGGLAIVGVEAVLTSLLAKRYGIEGVAAGAAVCQFLYGTILLGYALRLVPEGGRSAAGAVFQTYAPTLYVAMIVAVLFRLLPPTEATLAGDIGMGLVRGGILAAATVPLWILLQRKTGVFTLAWDLLRRRKEP; from the coding sequence GTGAGCCGCAGGCAGGTCCTCCTCGATTGGGCGCGCTACGCCGGGAGTCAGTACGTCGCCAGGCTCTGTACGCTCGTGCGCGGGTTCATCGTCGCGCGCATCCTCGGGCCGACCGAGTACGGGAAGTGGATCGCGCTCCTCCTGATCTACGAGCTCGGGGCGTACGTCCACTTCGGCATTCTGAACGGGATGGACCGCGAGATCCCGTTTCATATCGGGAAAGGGGAGCGGGAGAAGGCATGGGGGTATCGCGACAGCGGCTTCACGGCGGTGCTCGGCTTCACGTCGTTCTTTCTTCTTGCGCTTATCGCGGTCGATCTCCTGAACTGGAAGAGCTACACGCCCCTCACGCGCTTCGCTCTCCCCGCGGCCGGGATCGCGCTTCTCATCGAGAACCAGATTTTCCTTCACTACAATCTCTTTCGCGCGCAGCAGAGGATCGGCCCCCCCGCGGAGGGCTGGGCGGTCCAAGGGATCTCCAACCTCGCGCTCTCGATCCCGTTCGTGCTTCTCTTCCGCGTGTACGGGCTCTTCGTCGCGCTCATCGCGTCCAATCTCGTCACGCTCGCCGTGCTCCGCGCGCGTTCCGACTGGCGCTTCGGATTTCGCTGGAACCTCGGCGAGAAGTGGCGGCTCCTCCGGCGCGGCGCGCCGATTCTCGTCTATCTCTTCGTCGAGGTGCTTCTCCGCCAGGTGGACAAGCTCGTCATCATCGCGTTCTTGAGCCGTGAAATGCTCGGGTATTACGGGATCGCGTTTACGGTCGCGCAGATGCTGATGTACGTGACGACCGCGGCGAGCTTCACGATCTTCCCGCGTTTCCTCGCCGAGTACGGAAAGACCGGGGAGATCGGCTCGCTCGCGCGCACGCTGAAGGAGCCCACCTTCGCCTTCTCGATCTTCATTCCGTTCTTCCTCGGGCTCGTCTACCTCTGGATCCACATCCCGATCGAGCATCTCCTCCCGAAGTTCCTCCCGGGGATCGCGCCGATGCGGATCCTCCTCTGCGGGACGGTTTTCTATTCGCTCGCGTCCCTCTCGAGCTACTTCCTGATCGCGGTGAACCGGACGCGCGTCCTTCTCGCCGGGGGGCTCGCGATCGTCGGTGTCGAGGCGGTCCTCACCTCGCTCCTCGCGAAGCGGTACGGAATCGAGGGGGTCGCGGCAGGGGCGGCGGTTTGCCAATTCCTCTACGGCACGATCCTCCTCGGCTACGCGCTCCGCCTCGTGCCGGAGGGGGGGCGGAGCGCGGCGGGAGCGGTCTTCCAGACCTACGCGCCGACGCTTTATGTCGCAATGATAGTCGCGGTTCTCTTCCGGCTCCTCCCGCCGACCGAAGCGACGCTCGCCGGCGACATCGGGATGGGGCTCGTTCGCGGAGGGATCCTCGCCGCCGCCACCGTGCCTCTCTGGATCCTTCTCCAACGAAAGACCGGCGTCTTCACGCTCGCTTGGGACCTTCTGAGGAGACGCAAGGAACCGTAG
- a CDS encoding Ig-like domain-containing protein, with amino-acid sequence MRASGMLLAGLFAAAPFVGAGTPSPDDWRDQSIYQILTDRFFDGDPSNNTIEGSYDPSDGARIHGGDWAGIEEKLDYIRGLGATSIWISPVQKNAYAAYHGYHIQDFYQFAPHLGGETALRSLIDEAHARGLNVILDVIANHGGDLIDSADPDYPGFRNPGAYVLRWKNASNKTAPPFDNLSWYHNNGHISNWVDPEQILGELFGLDDFRTEEPAVRSALIDAHRWLIERTDADGFRIDTVKHVELSFWQEFAPAVRAFAADSLGKERFFQFGEVFDGSNSKNGIYTGTKAGGPFALDSVLRFPMHFTTNAVFRDGGATEWLSGQYADSVHYDPSARNRLVLFLDNHDVARFMGFGSAAARDEAKARVALAWLYTSIGIPCLYYGTEQEFDGGGDPWNREDMWDGSWDFGPSEGDNFDQTAPLYRWIRKLNGLRGQFPALRRGGQTEIQSANRAGIYSYYRKLPGEATVLVLLNTKGDADTLLVDPDLPGGTVYDLLSERSFAIPSSGVVPIVIRGLSAALLAASPPDLAPWIEATWPAHDQAIPTLRPRIAITFTEPMDRASVEAALDISPAAAYATSWTERTLHLTPASDLADHTTYTVTIEASARDLSGDSLGARFSFFFRTDEGTGPIAVPPGFYAETLPNRNLDRPVSLDRGKNGRILVGDRTRDRVFLWNDRGFVETILADSLIGRPDALAWDRPGGAFGGDLLVSDRSRIFRLAADGEEAGLVRLVASFPSATSGWALAVDTIGAFGGLAYAGASSRDSIWAVGASGTKTPFAGSFSGVRGLAFSNGDSFGRALYATGGDHKIFRIDSTGAGSVFAENAALLSGATALAFDERGGFGGDLFVANPARQEIVRVGPDGTATLFASGFSSLEGSDGLAFNGFGNLYAAEGGTSGSPRLVRIAAVAESTGIPEDAGPPPRFLLGWNAPNPFNGVTRISFSLPRAGRAHLAVHDLSGALVRVLLDDDAAEGPGEAVWDGTDAGGRRAASGVYLYRLRFDRLEETRRLVLIR; translated from the coding sequence GTGCGCGCTTCGGGAATGCTCCTGGCGGGGCTCTTCGCCGCCGCGCCCTTTGTCGGAGCGGGGACGCCGTCGCCGGACGACTGGCGCGACCAATCGATCTACCAGATCCTGACCGACCGCTTCTTCGACGGCGACCCTTCGAACAACACGATCGAGGGATCCTATGACCCATCCGACGGCGCGCGCATCCACGGCGGCGACTGGGCGGGGATCGAAGAGAAGCTCGACTACATCCGCGGCCTCGGCGCGACATCGATCTGGATCTCGCCGGTGCAGAAGAACGCGTACGCCGCCTACCACGGCTATCACATCCAGGACTTCTACCAGTTCGCTCCGCACCTCGGCGGCGAGACGGCGCTCCGTTCACTGATCGACGAGGCGCACGCGCGCGGCCTCAACGTGATCCTCGATGTGATCGCGAACCACGGCGGCGACCTGATCGACTCGGCCGACCCGGACTATCCGGGTTTTCGCAATCCCGGCGCCTATGTCCTTCGATGGAAGAACGCGTCGAACAAGACCGCGCCCCCCTTCGACAATCTCTCTTGGTACCACAACAATGGACACATATCCAATTGGGTCGATCCGGAGCAGATCCTCGGCGAGCTCTTCGGCTTGGACGACTTCCGCACCGAAGAGCCGGCGGTGCGGAGCGCGCTCATCGACGCCCACCGTTGGCTCATCGAGAGAACCGACGCGGACGGCTTCCGCATCGACACGGTGAAGCACGTCGAGCTTTCCTTCTGGCAGGAGTTCGCCCCCGCCGTCCGCGCCTTCGCCGCCGATTCGCTCGGCAAGGAGCGCTTCTTCCAGTTCGGCGAGGTCTTCGACGGCTCGAACTCGAAGAACGGAATCTACACCGGAACGAAGGCGGGCGGTCCCTTCGCGCTCGACTCGGTTCTCCGTTTCCCGATGCACTTCACGACGAACGCCGTCTTCCGCGACGGCGGCGCGACCGAGTGGCTCTCCGGGCAGTACGCCGACTCGGTCCACTACGATCCGAGCGCGAGAAACCGCCTCGTCCTCTTCCTCGACAACCACGATGTCGCGCGGTTCATGGGCTTCGGCTCCGCCGCCGCCCGGGACGAGGCGAAGGCGCGCGTCGCCCTCGCGTGGCTCTACACCTCGATCGGCATCCCGTGCCTCTACTACGGGACCGAGCAGGAGTTCGACGGCGGGGGCGACCCGTGGAACCGCGAGGACATGTGGGATGGATCGTGGGACTTCGGCCCCTCGGAGGGGGACAACTTCGACCAGACGGCTCCCCTCTACCGATGGATTCGCAAACTGAACGGCCTTCGCGGGCAGTTCCCGGCCCTTCGCCGCGGCGGGCAGACGGAGATCCAGAGCGCGAACCGGGCCGGGATTTATTCTTACTATCGAAAGTTGCCGGGTGAAGCAACCGTCCTCGTCCTCCTCAACACGAAGGGAGATGCGGACACGCTCCTCGTCGACCCGGACCTTCCGGGCGGGACCGTCTACGACCTCCTCAGCGAAAGGAGCTTCGCGATCCCCTCGAGCGGCGTCGTTCCGATCGTGATCAGGGGCCTCTCGGCGGCCCTTCTCGCGGCGTCCCCCCCGGACCTCGCGCCGTGGATCGAGGCGACCTGGCCGGCGCACGACCAGGCGATCCCCACGCTCCGCCCGCGGATCGCGATCACCTTCACCGAACCGATGGACCGCGCGTCGGTCGAGGCCGCGCTCGACATCTCCCCCGCCGCGGCCTACGCGACCTCCTGGACGGAGAGGACGCTTCATCTCACGCCCGCCTCCGATCTCGCCGACCACACGACGTACACGGTGACGATCGAGGCGAGCGCGCGCGATCTCTCCGGCGATTCGCTCGGCGCGCGCTTCTCGTTCTTCTTCCGGACCGACGAGGGGACGGGACCGATCGCGGTTCCGCCCGGGTTCTACGCGGAGACGCTTCCGAACCGGAATCTCGATCGCCCGGTCTCTCTCGACCGAGGAAAGAACGGAAGGATCCTCGTGGGAGACCGGACGCGGGATCGAGTCTTTCTGTGGAACGACCGGGGCTTCGTCGAGACGATCCTCGCCGACTCGCTCATCGGAAGGCCGGATGCGCTCGCGTGGGACCGCCCGGGCGGCGCCTTCGGGGGCGACCTTCTCGTCTCCGACCGATCGAGAATCTTTCGTCTCGCGGCGGACGGAGAGGAAGCCGGGCTCGTGCGGCTCGTGGCGTCGTTCCCGAGCGCGACGAGCGGATGGGCGCTCGCCGTCGACACGATCGGAGCGTTCGGAGGGCTCGCGTACGCCGGCGCTTCGTCGAGAGACTCGATCTGGGCGGTCGGCGCGAGCGGAACGAAGACCCCGTTCGCCGGTTCCTTCTCCGGAGTCCGCGGTCTCGCCTTCTCGAACGGCGATTCCTTCGGGCGTGCGCTCTACGCGACCGGAGGCGATCACAAGATCTTCCGCATCGATTCGACCGGGGCGGGGAGCGTGTTCGCCGAAAACGCTGCCCTTCTCTCCGGCGCCACCGCCCTCGCGTTCGACGAGCGGGGCGGCTTCGGCGGCGACCTCTTCGTCGCGAACCCCGCCCGGCAGGAGATCGTGCGGGTCGGGCCGGACGGAACCGCGACTCTCTTCGCGAGCGGATTTTCGAGCCTTGAAGGATCGGACGGTCTCGCGTTCAACGGTTTCGGAAACCTCTACGCCGCCGAGGGGGGGACAAGCGGGAGTCCGCGCCTCGTGCGGATCGCCGCGGTCGCCGAATCGACCGGGATCCCGGAGGACGCGGGACCTCCCCCGCGCTTCCTTCTCGGGTGGAACGCCCCGAACCCATTCAATGGCGTGACGCGGATCTCGTTCTCCCTTCCGCGCGCGGGCCGCGCCCATCTCGCCGTGCACGATCTCTCCGGCGCGCTCGTCCGCGTCCTTCTCGACGACGACGCGGCGGAAGGTCCCGGCGAGGCGGTCTGGGATGGGACCGACGCGGGCGGACGCCGGGCCGCCTCCGGCGTCTATCTCTATCGCCTTCGGTTCGACCGCCTCGAGGAGACCCGCCGCCTCGTCCTCATCCGGTAA
- a CDS encoding 4Fe-4S binding protein — translation MTQRIGAQPFLRIDREKCLSCAACVAVCPLEALLLAGLDLVFAEETCTGCAECFRVCPTAALLPESGRFYREVA, via the coding sequence TTGACGCAAAGGATCGGCGCGCAGCCGTTTCTACGCATCGACCGGGAGAAGTGCCTCTCCTGCGCGGCGTGCGTGGCGGTCTGCCCGCTCGAGGCGCTCCTCCTCGCCGGCCTCGATCTCGTCTTCGCGGAGGAGACGTGCACCGGCTGCGCGGAGTGCTTCCGCGTCTGTCCGACCGCGGCCCTCCTCCCCGAGAGCGGGCGCTTCTATCGGGAGGTCGCGTGA
- a CDS encoding NAD(P)/FAD-dependent oxidoreductase, which yields MANGEHVYDAIVIGAGPAGSIAALRLAEARHRVLLAEKRPRIGHPVRCAEATGPRDEIARFVPVDESWIALSIEGARFVSPRGTVFEKATPGIGVMLDRARFDRGLADRAERAGAEVRTACQAIGLLKRNGSARGVRFREKEHDWEAEARVVIGADGIESLVGRWAGLESGWRSDELFSCIEVRLRSQRACDRTLEFHFGSSVAPGGYAWAFPRGGNEWNVGLGVDPSRAERVPASVFLKRFLARFDPEAEIAETIAGAACRSRSLERIVGDGIALAGDAAHQGNPLTGGGIMNALEAGDLAGRAASEALARGEVTREALSRYEDEWKRTVGTSNDRFLALADLLFRKYGDKDLERIWEGMEKFFRARAGGGKVASLAAALSFPGDFVRAALPILAGFSNRRIFF from the coding sequence ATGGCGAACGGCGAACATGTCTACGACGCGATCGTGATCGGGGCCGGGCCGGCCGGGTCGATCGCGGCTCTTCGTCTCGCCGAGGCGCGGCATCGCGTGCTTCTCGCGGAGAAGCGCCCGCGAATCGGGCATCCGGTGCGCTGCGCGGAGGCGACCGGCCCCCGCGACGAGATCGCGCGTTTCGTTCCGGTGGACGAATCGTGGATCGCGCTTTCGATCGAGGGAGCGCGCTTCGTGAGCCCGCGCGGAACGGTGTTCGAAAAGGCGACGCCCGGAATCGGCGTCATGCTCGACCGCGCGCGCTTCGACCGAGGGCTCGCCGACCGCGCGGAACGCGCGGGGGCCGAGGTGCGCACCGCGTGCCAAGCGATCGGCCTCTTGAAGCGTAACGGATCGGCGCGCGGCGTCCGCTTCCGCGAGAAGGAACACGATTGGGAAGCGGAGGCGCGGGTCGTGATCGGCGCGGACGGGATCGAGTCGCTCGTCGGAAGGTGGGCCGGCCTCGAGTCCGGCTGGCGATCGGACGAGCTTTTCAGCTGCATCGAGGTTCGGCTTCGCTCGCAGCGCGCATGCGACCGCACGCTCGAGTTCCATTTCGGGTCGTCGGTCGCGCCGGGCGGGTACGCGTGGGCGTTCCCGCGCGGCGGAAACGAATGGAACGTCGGGCTCGGCGTCGACCCCTCGCGAGCGGAGCGTGTCCCCGCGTCGGTTTTCTTGAAGCGCTTCCTCGCGCGCTTCGATCCGGAAGCGGAGATCGCGGAGACGATCGCGGGGGCGGCGTGCCGCTCGCGCTCGCTCGAGCGGATCGTCGGCGACGGGATCGCGCTCGCCGGGGACGCGGCGCATCAGGGGAACCCGCTCACCGGGGGCGGCATCATGAACGCGCTCGAGGCGGGGGATCTCGCGGGGCGCGCCGCGTCGGAGGCGCTCGCCCGCGGCGAGGTCACGCGCGAGGCCCTTTCCCGCTACGAAGACGAATGGAAGCGCACGGTCGGGACGAGCAACGACCGCTTCCTCGCGCTCGCCGATCTGCTCTTCAGGAAATACGGGGACAAGGATCTCGAGAGGATTTGGGAGGGGATGGAGAAGTTCTTCCGCGCCCGCGCCGGGGGCGGCAAGGTCGCCTCTCTCGCCGCGGCCCTCTCCTTCCCGGGGGACTTCGTGCGGGCGGCGCTTCCCATCCTCGCCGGATTCTCGAACCGGAGGATTTTCTTTTGA